A genomic segment from Brachionichthys hirsutus isolate HB-005 unplaced genomic scaffold, CSIRO-AGI_Bhir_v1 contig_254, whole genome shotgun sequence encodes:
- the LOC137914527 gene encoding RING finger protein 150-like, which yields MAPSLIRACRSLALSTWLLSFCFVHLLCLDFTVAEKEEWYTAFVSITYRDPVTSEVKTEKTECGRYGEHSPKKEARGLAVVPSLPQDRQACGPHVRFPAASPNSTVVALVAAGNCTYREKIRNVAHLNASAVVIYNTGSVGANDTITMPHPGTGNIVAIMIPEAKGREIATLLDKQVMITVHITIGTRNLQKYVSRTSVVFVSISFIVLMIISLAWLVFYYIQRFRYANERDRNQRRLGDAAKKAISKLQVYTIKKGDKETESDFDSCAVCIEGYKPNDVVRVLPCRHVFHKNCVDPWLQDHRTCPMCKMNILKALGIPINADCSDDVHPDYEMSIVGQPTYPISGASDITVSTESFEVLDLAGRAAGLQQLLPYAETETQSHIIATSEHQPPLGSDSDTSILTGVEVGVSEVHLSAEPECQVSKS from the exons ATGGCACCGTCTCTCATCCGCGCTTGCCGCAGCCTGGCTCTCTCGACGTGGCTGCTGTCGTTCTGTTTCGTCCACTTGCTGTGTCTGGACTTCACGGTGGCGGAGAAGGAGGAATGGTACACGGCGTTTGTCAGCATCACCTATCGAGACCCCGTCACCTCGGAGGTCAAGACGGAGAAAACCGAGTGCGGTCGGTATGGCGAACACTCGCCCAAGAAAGAAGCGAGAGGTCTGGCCGTGGTGCCGTCCCTCCCCCAGGACAGACAGGCGTGCGGCCCCCACGTCAGGTTCCCCGCCGCGTCTCCCAACAGCACCGTGGTGGCGCTGGTGGCTGCGGGGAACTGCACGTACCGAGAGAAGATCCGGAATGTGGCGCACCTCAACGCCTCTGCGGTTGTCATATACAACACGGGCTCCGTCGGTGCCAACGACACGATAACGATGCCCCATCCAG gGACGGGCAACATTGTGGCTATTATGATTCCAGAGGCTAAAGGTCGTGAGATTGCGACCTTGCTGGACAAGCAGGTCATGATCACCGTGCACATCACCATAGGAACCCGCAACCTGCAGAAGTACGTTAGCAGAACGTCAGTGGTGTTTGTCTCCATCTCCTTCATAGTTCTCATGATCATCTCCCTCGCCTGGCTCGTCTTCTACTACATCCAAAGATTCCGCTACGCAAATGAACGGGACCGCAACCAG AGACGTTTGGGAGATGCTGCCAAAAAGGCAATCAGTAAGCTACAAGTGTACACCATTAAAAAAGGAGACAAG GAGACGGAGTCTGACTTCGACAGCTGTGCAGTTTGCATCGAGGGCTATAAGCCGAATGATGTTGTCAGGGTTTTACCATGCAG ACATGTATTCCATAAAAACTGTGTTGACCCATGGCTACAAGACCACCGGACATGCCCCATGTGTAAAATGAACATCCTCAAAGCTTTAGGAATCCCA ATTAATGCAGATTGTTCAGATGATGTTCATCCAGACTACGAGATGTCCATAGTGGGTCAGCCCACCTACCCCATCAGCGGGGCGAGTGACATCACAGTTAGCACAGAGAGCTTCGAGGTCCTGGATCTAGCTGGAAGAGCTGCAGGCCTACAGCAACTCCTACCGTATGCAGAGACGGAAACGCAGAGCCACATCATCGCCACCA GTGAACACCAGCCGCCACTCGGCAGCGATTCAGACACGTCCATCCTCACGGGCGTGGAGGTTGGCGTGTCTGAAGTCCACCTGTCCGCTGAGCCGGAATGCCAGGTGTCCAAATCCTGA
- the LOC137914545 gene encoding zinc finger protein 330-like, producing MPKKKTGARKKAENRKEREKQSRANREHVDVAKHPCNFNMECDKCQRKQKNRAFCYFCNSVQKLPLCAQCGKTKCMKSSDCVIKHPGIHTTGMAMVGAVCDFCEAWVCHGRKCLSTHACACPLTDAECIECDRNVWDHGGRIFRCSFCQNFLCEDDQFEHQASCQVLQAETFKCVSCNRLGQHSCLRCKACYCDDHAKSKVFKQEKGKAPPCPKCGHETQETKDLSMSTRSIKFGRQAGGEEDDDYDGGALSYDSYWKNLASGGREQQAGYGEDDDDEEYEEEEDDDDEEEEEEDEEEGEVEKAIDSMAGLKTD from the exons ATGCCAAAGAAGAAAACCGGAGCTCGGAAAAAGGCCGAAAATCGTAAGGAGCGAGAGAAACAGAGTCGAGCTAACCGGGAACATGTGGATGTGGCCAAACACCCCTGCAACTTTAACATG GAATGTGACAAATGCCAGAG GAAACAGAAGAACAGAGCTTTCTGTTACTTCTGTAATTCAGTGCAGAAACTACCACTTTGTGCTCAGTGTG GTAAAACCAAGTGCATGAAGTCATCAGATTGTGTGATTAAGCATCCTGGTATCCACACCACTGGAATGGCCATGGTG ggggcagtatgtGACTTCTGTGAAGCTTGGGTGTGCCACGGCAGGAAATGTCTCAGCACTCATGCCTGTGCCTGTCCTCTGACTGATGCAGAGTGTATCGAGTGTGACCGGAACGTGTGGGATCACG GGGGGAGAATCTTCCGCTGCTCTTTTTGTCAAAACTTCTTGTGTGAGGATGATCAGTTTGAGCACCAAGCAAGCTGCCAAGTCCTTCaggcagaaacatttaaat GTGTTTCCTGTAATAGACTTGGACAACATTCTTGCCTGCGCTGCAAG GCCTGTTACTGTGACGACCACGCCAAGAGTAAGGTCTTCAAACAGGAGAAAGGAAAGGCCCCACCCTGCCCAAAATGTGGCCACGAGACCCAGGAGACCAAGGACCTGAGCATGTCCA cccGGTCGATCAAATTCGGCCGccaggctggtggtgaggaagacgatgactATGATGGGGGGGCCCTTAGTTACGACTCCTACTGGAAGAACTTAGCATCTGGAGGCAGAGAGCAACAGGCAGGCTAtggagaggatgatgatgacgaagagtacgaggaggaggaagatgatgatgatgaagaggaggaggaggaagacgaagaagaaggtGAAGTGGAAAAGGCTATTGATTCCATGGCTGGTCTTAAAACTGACTGA
- the LOC137914547 gene encoding interleukin-15-like: MTALLVILVQSTSPGSRHAKGVQLLPTCCLCRESHKSEVWLRFLILSFLSTYTCAASVPGTADVQICLNLLRHDIEKSDAMLYTPSTNDVKKNCKMMSLRCYMLELIMVINEEEIMDNNAECISDFDETLPEVNSVDCPPCEAYSLRNITVFLEELNNLLEEMSTYQSI, translated from the exons ATGACTGCGCTCCTGGTGATCCTCGTCCAGTCCACGTCCCCTGGAAGCCGGCACGCG AAAGGTGTCCAGCTCCTGCCAACCTGCTGCCTGTGCAGAGAGAGCCACAAATCTGAGGTCTGGCTTCGCTTCTTAATTCTGAG CTTCTTGAGCACATATACGTGTGCTGCCTCTGTGCCCGGTACAGCAGATGTACAGATTTGCTTGAACTTGCTGAGGCACGACATTGAG AAATCTGATGCTATGCTCTATACGCCGTCCACTAATGACGTCAAA aAGAACTGTAAAATGATGTCACTGAGATGTTACATGTTGGAGTTGATAATGGTCATTAATGAAGAGGAAATTATGGACAATAATGCAGAATGCATCAGTGATTTTGATGAAACACTGCCTGAAGTTAACTCT GTTGACTGTCCACCATGTGAAGCATATTCCCTTAGAAATATTACAGTATTCCTGGAAGAACTAAATAATCTTTTGGAAGAAATGTCCACATATCAATCGATATGA